A stretch of the Paenibacillus dendritiformis genome encodes the following:
- the rihC gene encoding ribonucleoside hydrolase RihC, giving the protein METVKKIPVILDTDPGIDDAVAIAAALFHERIDVRLITTVAGNVGLDKTTNNALKLLEFFGKEVPVARGAAKPLVRPAEDSSHIHGESGMDGYDFDEPKQTPLDHAVLQMRDTIMNSPEPITIVPIGPLTNVALLLTLFPECKEKIERIVLMGGSASRGNHTPNAEYNIYADPEAASIVFNAGLPLVMVGLDVTSQATLTTEIVEKIKEMNKTGFMLYSLFQHYRGGSLKSRGLKMHDLCAIAYLVNPGLFKTQDCFVDIELAGTYTAGTTVTDITNRLGKPSNATVCLDIDVPAFREWAIEVLGKTV; this is encoded by the coding sequence ATGGAAACTGTGAAAAAAATTCCTGTCATTCTGGATACGGACCCTGGAATTGATGATGCCGTCGCCATTGCGGCCGCCCTGTTCCATGAGCGTATCGATGTCCGGCTGATTACGACGGTTGCGGGCAATGTCGGCCTCGACAAGACGACCAATAACGCCTTGAAGCTGCTTGAGTTCTTCGGCAAAGAAGTGCCTGTCGCCCGGGGCGCCGCCAAGCCTCTCGTACGCCCGGCCGAAGACTCCAGTCATATTCACGGAGAATCCGGCATGGACGGCTATGATTTCGACGAACCGAAGCAGACTCCGCTCGATCATGCCGTGCTGCAGATGCGCGACACCATTATGAACAGCCCGGAACCGATTACAATCGTTCCGATCGGACCGCTTACGAACGTGGCCCTGCTGCTGACGCTGTTCCCGGAATGCAAGGAGAAGATTGAGCGCATCGTGCTGATGGGCGGTTCCGCTTCCCGCGGCAACCATACGCCGAATGCCGAATACAACATCTATGCCGATCCGGAAGCCGCCAGCATCGTATTCAACGCCGGTCTGCCGCTGGTGATGGTCGGACTTGACGTGACCAGCCAGGCTACATTGACGACCGAGATTGTGGAGAAGATAAAGGAAATGAACAAGACGGGCTTCATGCTCTACTCCTTGTTCCAGCATTACCGGGGCGGCAGCCTGAAGAGCCGCGGCTTGAAAATGCATGACCTGTGCGCCATCGCCTATCTGGTCAACCCAGGATTGTTCAAGACGCAGGACTGCTTCGTCGACATCGAGCTGGCAGGAACTTATACGGCCGGCACGACGGTCACCGATATTACGAACCGTCTTGGCAAGCCAAGCAACGCCACCGTATGTCTGGACATTGATGTTCCCGCTTTCCGCGAGTGGGCGATTGAAGTCCTTGGCAAAACCGTATAA
- the dcuC gene encoding C4-dicarboxylate transporter DcuC: protein MLEIIISIVLLVATGYLIAKNYDAKFVLLAAGIVLMIAAALLGHQVLSPEDSTGLALLDPFKQIGLVFVRQLGGVGLTIMVLFGFSSYMTHIGASDVAVHLLTKPLGRIKSQYILVPIVFLLGNLLSLVVPSASSLAVLLMATLYPVLKNTGMSSLTAGAIIATTATIIPTPLGADNVVAAENLGIDIIDYVFTYHAKISIPVLLIMAVAHYFWQKYMDKRQQGALHQDINDEKLSVKKDLPPAYYGLLPILPLVLVLVFGLLITSVKLGLVEITFICMALALLIEIIRKGSFKETSKQLSIFFTGMGTGLAQVVSLIVAAGMLVEGLKSMGIIDMLIESVRHIESAGVILMLTFAGVEGLITFISGSGLAVFYSVINIIPDISEKLGISGVMISLPMQLIANLVRSISPVAAVIIVVASIIKVNPIQIVKRTSVPVLVGVVSCLILSFIMFA, encoded by the coding sequence GTGTTGGAGATCATCATCAGCATCGTTCTTCTTGTTGCAACCGGGTATTTGATCGCCAAGAACTATGACGCTAAATTTGTGCTCCTGGCCGCAGGTATCGTGCTTATGATCGCTGCCGCGCTGCTCGGACATCAAGTTCTGTCACCTGAAGATTCAACCGGGCTTGCCCTGCTTGATCCGTTCAAACAGATTGGGTTAGTTTTCGTAAGACAATTGGGCGGCGTCGGGTTAACGATTATGGTGTTGTTCGGTTTTTCAAGCTACATGACGCACATCGGAGCCAGTGATGTCGCCGTGCATTTGTTGACAAAACCATTGGGCCGCATCAAATCGCAGTATATCCTTGTGCCGATTGTGTTCCTGCTTGGCAACCTGCTGTCTCTGGTCGTGCCAAGCGCGTCCAGCCTGGCGGTTCTTCTCATGGCCACCCTCTATCCGGTCTTGAAGAACACGGGAATGTCTTCGCTCACGGCTGGAGCTATCATTGCAACAACGGCGACGATTATTCCAACGCCTCTGGGAGCGGACAACGTCGTCGCGGCTGAAAATCTGGGAATCGACATTATTGACTATGTATTTACCTATCATGCCAAGATTTCGATTCCGGTGCTGCTGATTATGGCTGTCGCTCATTATTTCTGGCAGAAATATATGGATAAGCGTCAGCAAGGCGCCCTGCATCAGGACATCAATGATGAAAAGCTGTCCGTGAAAAAGGATTTGCCGCCCGCCTACTACGGCTTGCTGCCAATTTTGCCGCTGGTTCTCGTGCTCGTATTTGGATTGCTGATCACGAGCGTAAAGCTTGGGCTGGTGGAAATTACGTTCATTTGTATGGCGTTGGCTCTGCTCATTGAGATTATTCGCAAAGGTTCCTTCAAAGAGACGTCGAAACAGCTCTCGATTTTCTTTACCGGCATGGGAACGGGGTTGGCTCAGGTCGTCTCCCTGATCGTCGCTGCAGGTATGTTGGTCGAAGGCTTAAAATCGATGGGCATTATTGATATGTTAATCGAATCGGTTAGACATATCGAGAGCGCCGGCGTCATCCTGATGCTCACCTTCGCAGGTGTCGAAGGCTTGATTACGTTCATCAGCGGCAGCGGCTTGGCCGTTTTCTATTCCGTGATCAACATCATTCCGGACATTTCGGAGAAGCTGGGGATCAGCGGTGTCATGATCTCGCTGCCGATGCAGCTCATTGCCAACTTGGTCCGCTCCATCTCGCCGGTAGCGGCCGTCATTATCGTCGTCGCTTCAATTATTAAGGTCAACCCGATACAAATTGTGAAACGGACATCCGTGCCGGTTCTGGTCGGGGTCGTCTCTTGCCTCATCTTGTCGTTCATCATGTTCGCCTAA
- the rbsK gene encoding ribokinase — translation MNHICVVGSLNRDTSHLLARLPMVGETVHGISTSSSAGGKGCNQAVSAARLGAKVAFIGKVGEDKAGDQLLTVLKEEQIDTSHIDVDPKVHSGEATILIQEDGKNAIIVTPGANMSIREEDIERAYSAIDQADIVIAQFEIPIPAVTQAFVYAKQQGKVTVLNPAPAKVIPEELLRATDILVPNESEMQIITGVEPNSDDAIRQAADRLLGYGIRYVIVTLGEQGALICHADGAAHVPAKRVTAVDTTAAGDSFIGALCSRLDLAQWQDIRHMEDIVRFANSFSALVVQRKGAISSIPYAHELESLQEN, via the coding sequence ATGAACCATATATGTGTCGTGGGCAGCTTAAACAGAGATACAAGCCATCTGCTCGCAAGACTTCCGATGGTGGGGGAGACGGTGCATGGCATCAGCACCTCTTCCAGCGCCGGAGGCAAAGGCTGCAACCAAGCCGTATCCGCCGCACGCTTGGGCGCGAAGGTCGCCTTCATCGGCAAGGTCGGTGAAGATAAAGCCGGCGATCAGCTTCTAACAGTGCTGAAGGAGGAGCAAATCGATACCTCGCATATCGATGTCGATCCGAAGGTGCATTCCGGAGAAGCGACAATTCTCATTCAAGAGGACGGGAAAAATGCCATTATCGTCACGCCGGGCGCCAATATGAGCATCCGCGAGGAAGATATAGAGCGTGCTTACTCGGCTATCGATCAGGCGGACATCGTCATCGCCCAATTCGAAATCCCGATTCCGGCGGTAACCCAAGCGTTCGTCTATGCCAAGCAGCAAGGCAAAGTGACGGTCCTCAATCCGGCTCCGGCCAAGGTGATTCCGGAGGAGCTGCTGCGGGCTACCGACATTCTGGTGCCGAATGAATCCGAGATGCAGATCATCACGGGAGTGGAGCCGAACAGCGACGATGCTATTCGCCAAGCGGCGGACCGGCTGCTCGGGTACGGCATCCGCTACGTCATCGTGACGCTGGGCGAGCAAGGGGCGCTTATCTGCCATGCGGACGGAGCCGCGCATGTGCCGGCGAAGCGCGTAACCGCGGTCGATACGACGGCCGCCGGCGATTCGTTCATCGGCGCCCTGTGCAGCCGCCTCGATCTCGCTCAATGGCAGGATATCCGCCATATGGAGGACATCGTCCGGTTCGCCAACTCCTTCTCGGCGCTGGTCGTTCAGCGCAAGGGAGCCATCTCCTCGATTCCTTACGCGCATGAACTGGAATCTTTGCAGGAGAACTAA
- a CDS encoding TlyA family RNA methyltransferase, giving the protein MDGRHVNDRAQAESLILAGSVFVNGQQAAYAGEPVKADARIAVKGSERKYAGKGGLKLEGALRHFRIDVTGRIALDAGASTGGFTDCLLQHGAAQVYAVDVGYGQLAGRLRQDRRVVCMEKLNIGQLKPTMLQPKPSLVTLDLSYLSLKQAIPIAGALMEPDGQMLCLVKPLFEINDPEIRRTGVIASPEVYREILRDLVRRVRELGYAPSGVTHSPVTGNRGTREFFLHLFLRGNEMKPLDEDIDQAVNAALAIEKYRK; this is encoded by the coding sequence ATGGATGGCAGACATGTAAATGACCGCGCACAGGCAGAGAGTCTGATTCTTGCGGGTAGCGTCTTCGTGAACGGGCAGCAAGCGGCTTATGCGGGTGAACCGGTAAAAGCGGATGCCCGGATTGCCGTCAAAGGGAGCGAAAGGAAATACGCCGGGAAGGGCGGCCTGAAGCTGGAGGGCGCGCTGCGGCATTTCCGGATCGACGTAACGGGGCGTATCGCGCTGGATGCCGGCGCTTCCACGGGCGGATTTACGGATTGCCTTCTCCAGCATGGGGCGGCGCAAGTATATGCCGTTGACGTTGGGTACGGCCAGTTGGCTGGACGCTTGCGGCAGGATCGCCGCGTCGTGTGCATGGAGAAACTAAATATTGGGCAGCTGAAGCCAACGATGCTCCAGCCAAAGCCGTCGCTTGTGACGCTGGATTTGTCCTATTTGTCGCTGAAGCAGGCAATTCCCATTGCCGGAGCTTTGATGGAACCGGACGGGCAAATGCTCTGTCTCGTCAAGCCGCTATTCGAAATAAATGACCCTGAAATACGGCGAACCGGCGTGATTGCGTCGCCGGAAGTGTATCGGGAAATATTAAGAGATCTCGTGAGAAGGGTAAGGGAGCTCGGTTACGCTCCTTCCGGCGTTACGCACAGTCCGGTCACAGGGAACCGGGGCACACGCGAGTTCTTCCTGCATTTATTCCTTCGCGGCAACGAAATGAAGCCGCTGGATGAGGACATCGATCAGGCGGTGAACGCCGCTCTGGCCATCGAAAAGTACCGAAAATAA